In Oryzias melastigma strain HK-1 linkage group LG10, ASM292280v2, whole genome shotgun sequence, a single window of DNA contains:
- the atox1 gene encoding copper transport protein ATOX1 — protein MTKHEFEVAMTCEGCSGAVTRILNKLGDVKFEIDLPKKLVWIESDRDVDSLMETLKKCGKEVKYNGPK, from the exons ATGACT AAGCACGAGTTCGAAGTGGCCATGACGTGTGAGGGATGCTCCGGAGCTGTGACCAGAATCCTCAACAAGCTGGGAG ACGTGAAGTTTGAGATCGACCTGCCGAAGAAGCTGGTGTGGATCGAGTCGGACAGAGACGTGGACTCGCTCATGGAGACGCTGAAGAAATGTGGGAAGGAGGTCAAGTATAACGGCCCtaaatga